The following coding sequences are from one Veillonella rodentium window:
- a CDS encoding gamma-glutamyl-gamma-aminobutyrate hydrolase family protein — protein sequence MTKPFIGISGNILRDNGGPYVDLLRSYVNQDYPRSIEKTGGIPVIIPFTQNLDVARETVAKLDGLLLSGGHDVYPLHYGEEPLQGLGDVFPERDQFDFALIKAAEEKQIPIFCICRGLQILNVYRGGSLFQDLKYDQNCTIKHSQNQTPSLGTHTVEIKTNSKLASAIGYNTWITNSHHHQTVKNVGKGLQVVARAKDGTVEGLEDPSYPWLVACQFHPEMMSTSDENAKRLFTAFVKAVRENITK from the coding sequence ATGACGAAACCATTTATTGGCATATCTGGCAATATCTTACGAGATAATGGTGGTCCTTACGTAGATTTATTGCGCTCCTACGTAAACCAAGACTATCCTCGTTCTATTGAGAAAACTGGTGGTATTCCTGTTATAATTCCATTTACCCAAAATCTTGATGTAGCTCGCGAAACGGTAGCAAAGCTTGACGGCTTACTATTATCCGGTGGCCATGATGTATACCCGCTCCACTATGGAGAAGAACCTTTGCAAGGTCTTGGCGATGTATTTCCGGAGCGCGATCAATTTGACTTTGCCTTAATCAAAGCAGCAGAAGAAAAACAAATTCCCATCTTTTGTATCTGTCGTGGCTTACAAATCTTAAATGTATATCGTGGCGGCTCTTTATTCCAAGACTTAAAATATGATCAAAACTGTACAATAAAACACTCTCAGAATCAAACACCTTCTCTTGGTACCCATACTGTAGAGATTAAGACCAACTCAAAACTAGCTAGTGCTATAGGTTACAATACTTGGATTACGAATTCCCATCATCACCAAACAGTTAAAAACGTCGGTAAAGGATTACAAGTTGTAGCAAGAGCTAAGGATGGTACTGTAGAAGGTTTAGAGGACCCATCCTATCCTTGGTTAGTCGCCTGTCAATTCCACCCAGAAATGATGTCTACAAGTGATGAAAATGCAAAACGTTTATTTACTGCATTCGTAAAAGCAGTTCGAGAAAATATAACTAAATAG
- a CDS encoding APC family permease: MKETGKFDFWSIVLLGINGIVGTGIFLLPNKAYSIIGSASLGVLLFDAIIAGCIALCFAEAASLFTRNGGPYLYAKHALGDFWAFEVGVLKWIVTVIAWAAMAVGFATALGAAVPALSGDFAKDVISFILIVGLTIVNIFGVNVSKFVNNLITISKLVPLTLFIAIGIFFINGANFTPVFPQDTYVDGSFAQAAVLLFFAYTGFEVIAIAAEDMKNPKKNLPRAIIMCMLLVSVLYMAILAVSIGVLGTDLANTKAPVQDAFNVIVGPIGMYIVLVGTLISMGGINFAEAYYAPRVATSMAEDGMLPSALAKRNRYNAPYVAAIVTAIASVLLAWSGSFTTLAAISAVSRFTQYLPTCLAVIIFRRKWADKARSYTIPGGYLIPVIAIGTSLWMLAQAQTNQLLWGLGGCIIILPFYYSYWKKKKAGLIKDHDEM, translated from the coding sequence ATGAAAGAAACAGGAAAATTTGACTTTTGGAGTATTGTACTCCTTGGCATCAATGGTATTGTAGGGACAGGTATTTTCCTACTACCAAACAAAGCATATTCTATAATTGGTTCCGCTAGCTTAGGCGTCCTATTATTTGACGCCATTATCGCAGGTTGTATCGCCCTTTGCTTTGCAGAGGCAGCCAGCCTATTTACACGTAATGGAGGTCCTTATCTATATGCAAAACATGCATTAGGTGATTTCTGGGCCTTTGAAGTGGGCGTTCTAAAATGGATCGTAACCGTTATTGCCTGGGCGGCTATGGCCGTTGGCTTTGCTACAGCATTAGGTGCTGCAGTACCAGCTTTAAGTGGTGATTTTGCAAAGGATGTCATTTCATTTATCTTAATTGTAGGCCTTACGATTGTAAATATATTTGGTGTTAATGTATCAAAATTCGTTAATAACTTAATTACTATCTCTAAGTTAGTTCCGCTTACCCTATTCATTGCAATTGGTATCTTCTTTATAAATGGAGCTAACTTTACGCCTGTATTCCCACAAGATACCTATGTAGATGGATCATTTGCACAAGCAGCAGTACTTCTATTCTTTGCCTATACAGGATTTGAAGTTATTGCCATTGCTGCAGAAGATATGAAAAATCCTAAAAAGAATTTACCACGTGCTATTATCATGTGTATGCTTCTCGTATCTGTCCTATATATGGCAATCCTCGCCGTATCTATTGGCGTACTCGGTACTGACTTGGCAAATACCAAGGCTCCAGTACAAGATGCATTCAATGTGATCGTTGGTCCTATTGGCATGTATATCGTATTAGTAGGTACCTTAATCTCTATGGGCGGTATCAACTTTGCTGAAGCTTACTATGCGCCTCGTGTGGCAACATCCATGGCGGAAGATGGTATGCTACCAAGTGCTTTAGCAAAACGCAATCGTTACAATGCACCATATGTAGCAGCTATCGTTACTGCCATTGCCAGTGTATTACTTGCCTGGTCTGGTTCCTTTACAACACTAGCAGCCATTAGTGCGGTATCTCGTTTTACACAATACCTACCAACTTGTTTGGCTGTTATTATCTTCCGTCGTAAATGGGCAGACAAAGCTCGTTCCTACACAATCCCTGGTGGCTACTTAATCCCAGTCATCGCTATCGGCACATCCCTATGGATGCTTGCCCAAGCTCAAACTAACCAATTATTATGGGGTCTAGGCGGCTGTATCATAATCTTGCCTTTCTACTACTCCTACTGGAAAAAGAAAAAAGCTGGTCTCATTAAAGACCATGATGAAATGTAA
- a CDS encoding HAD family hydrolase: MKYTTIVFDCDGTLLNTATDLANAVNHVLRTHNFPEKSLAEVKAALGNAVTYLMRQCLPSTVADHELEPYIEEFKAYYGEHLKDTTAPYPGILDMLDVLREQGYKLAIVSNKIQEGVTPLNKEYFGDRLPVAIGERPGLQRKPAPDMVLQALKELGSTPDESIYVGDSEVDVATAENSGLLCIGVTWGFRAESLHQELGVTHIARKADDILSIIETLNK, encoded by the coding sequence ATGAAATATACTACCATCGTTTTTGATTGCGACGGCACATTACTCAATACAGCTACAGATTTAGCTAACGCCGTAAATCATGTTCTACGTACACATAACTTCCCTGAAAAATCTCTAGCAGAGGTAAAAGCAGCTCTGGGTAATGCAGTAACATATTTAATGCGTCAGTGTCTCCCAAGTACAGTAGCTGATCATGAATTAGAGCCATACATTGAGGAATTCAAAGCTTACTATGGTGAGCATTTAAAAGACACAACAGCGCCCTACCCAGGCATCCTAGATATGCTTGATGTATTGCGTGAACAAGGTTATAAATTAGCTATCGTATCCAACAAAATCCAAGAAGGTGTAACACCACTCAATAAAGAGTACTTTGGCGACCGCTTACCTGTTGCCATTGGTGAAAGACCAGGATTACAACGTAAACCAGCACCAGATATGGTACTCCAAGCCTTAAAAGAACTAGGCTCTACACCGGACGAATCTATTTATGTAGGTGACTCTGAAGTTGACGTAGCTACTGCAGAAAACTCCGGCCTACTTTGTATTGGTGTTACATGGGGCTTTAGAGCGGAATCTCTCCATCAAGAACTAGGCGTAACACATATTGCCCGAAAAGCAGATGATATTCTAAGCATTATTGAAACCTTAAATAAATAA
- a CDS encoding acetate uptake transporter — protein MEKEIRKVEMSENVADPTGLGLLGLAVVCFVVSTSRVGWSGPTTSVIIPWAVLLGSLAQLMASYFDFKKNNPFGSVVFGAYGLFWSAMAGVWLIQMGSFGPEIQKGFDVTQLAFAFVGFLIFSIFGTIAALKTNKVVFAIMLLICFLFFGLATDLFLGGKTGFFALAAWSELFISLLGFYGSGAVLVNKVFGKTIFPMGKSIL, from the coding sequence ATGGAAAAGGAAATAAGAAAAGTTGAAATGAGTGAAAATGTAGCAGATCCTACTGGTCTTGGTCTACTTGGTCTCGCTGTAGTATGTTTTGTGGTATCCACATCCCGCGTAGGCTGGTCTGGCCCAACAACATCCGTTATTATACCTTGGGCTGTTTTATTAGGTTCTTTGGCCCAATTAATGGCAAGTTATTTTGATTTCAAGAAAAACAATCCTTTCGGCTCCGTTGTATTCGGTGCATACGGTTTATTCTGGTCTGCAATGGCTGGAGTTTGGTTGATCCAAATGGGCTCCTTCGGTCCTGAAATTCAAAAAGGTTTCGATGTAACACAATTAGCATTCGCTTTTGTGGGCTTTTTAATCTTCTCTATCTTTGGTACTATTGCAGCTTTAAAAACAAATAAAGTTGTATTCGCTATTATGCTACTAATCTGTTTCCTATTCTTTGGTCTAGCAACAGACCTATTCTTAGGCGGCAAAACAGGTTTCTTCGCTCTTGCAGCATGGTCTGAACTATTCATCTCCCTATTGGGATTCTACGGTTCCGGTGCCGTACTTGTTAACAAAGTTTTCGGCAAAACTATATTCCCTATGGGTAAAAGTATTCTATAA
- a CDS encoding flavodoxin family protein yields MKTIILNASPRKNWNTAKLLKSAAEGALSTGADVEYIDLYDLSFTGCRSCMLCKRKDVERCHCYWRDDLSPIIDKVFSADTLLIGTAIYLGRPTSQYFAFMERLHFSALSYDDYSNYFKGRINVAMFVSMNAPKEFYDKLYKEKFEEYAKELEMLNGEVTLYPCYNTLQVADYSKFNMGSFDENLKKVAHEEQFPKDLEAAYRIGAQLSR; encoded by the coding sequence ATGAAAACAATTATATTAAATGCGAGTCCAAGAAAAAATTGGAATACCGCCAAGCTATTAAAATCAGCTGCCGAGGGTGCTTTATCGACTGGTGCAGACGTAGAGTATATAGATTTATATGATTTGAGCTTTACGGGCTGTAGAAGTTGTATGCTTTGTAAACGCAAGGATGTAGAAAGATGTCATTGTTATTGGAGGGACGACCTATCACCAATTATTGATAAAGTATTTTCAGCAGATACGCTATTAATAGGTACTGCTATTTATCTAGGAAGACCAACAAGCCAGTATTTTGCATTTATGGAAAGACTGCATTTTTCAGCGCTCTCCTATGATGATTACAGTAATTATTTTAAAGGCAGAATAAACGTAGCTATGTTTGTCAGCATGAATGCGCCGAAAGAATTCTATGATAAATTATATAAAGAAAAATTTGAGGAGTATGCCAAAGAGTTGGAGATGTTAAACGGGGAAGTTACGCTGTATCCATGTTATAACACTCTGCAGGTAGCAGATTATTCTAAATTTAATATGGGAAGCTTTGACGAAAATCTAAAGAAGGTTGCGCATGAAGAGCAGTTTCCAAAGGATTTGGAAGCTGCGTACAGGATAGGAGCGCAACTGAGTCGATAG
- a CDS encoding L-lactate MFS transporter: MRNRWFIALAAIGLHISIGSVYAWSVLTRPIMVDMGFTLSQTTWTFSLAILMLGLSAGFLGSFAEKIGPKKSGLLAMLFWVTGLFGTAYALNIHNLTLLYLFYGIIGGIGLGIGYITPVSTLVKYFPNRPGFATGLAIMGFGFASLIAGPLMQYLIAQVGLVNNFIILGVIYLVIMGASSLYLKAPQQKHLTRTTKDKSTMYVHNHGMLANDAMKSWQFGALWWVFFINITCGIGLLSLASPMAQETIGMTPAAAASLVGIIGIFNGGGRIAWSTISDYLGRAQTYILFFIIEIVAFYLLAQTNSALTFQILILLIITCYGGGFACMPAYLADLYGIRQLSTIHGRILTAWGLAGIVGPMLVSYFHEAGYGYTTALECFALLFALNTIIAIVLKLYGKRELHNS, from the coding sequence ATGAGAAATCGTTGGTTTATTGCATTAGCAGCCATTGGTCTACACATATCCATTGGTAGCGTATACGCATGGAGCGTACTTACACGTCCAATCATGGTAGATATGGGTTTTACCTTATCGCAAACAACATGGACATTCTCATTAGCCATTTTAATGCTCGGACTATCTGCAGGTTTTCTTGGATCCTTTGCAGAAAAAATAGGTCCTAAAAAAAGCGGCCTTCTCGCTATGTTATTCTGGGTAACCGGATTATTCGGCACGGCCTATGCACTTAACATCCACAATCTTACCTTACTCTATCTCTTCTACGGTATCATCGGTGGTATTGGACTAGGTATTGGTTATATAACACCAGTGTCTACACTCGTTAAATACTTTCCAAATCGCCCAGGATTTGCTACCGGTTTAGCTATTATGGGTTTTGGGTTTGCTTCACTCATTGCAGGGCCTCTTATGCAATACCTCATAGCTCAGGTTGGATTGGTAAATAATTTCATTATCCTCGGCGTAATCTATCTCGTAATTATGGGCGCCTCTTCTCTCTATTTAAAAGCACCTCAACAAAAACACCTAACTCGAACTACTAAAGATAAATCCACCATGTACGTTCATAACCATGGCATGCTAGCCAATGATGCCATGAAATCTTGGCAATTCGGTGCCCTTTGGTGGGTATTCTTTATTAATATTACTTGTGGTATAGGCCTCCTATCCTTAGCGTCCCCTATGGCACAAGAAACCATTGGTATGACACCTGCAGCAGCTGCATCGCTAGTTGGTATCATCGGTATCTTCAATGGCGGGGGGCGTATTGCATGGTCTACTATTTCCGATTACCTTGGACGAGCACAAACTTACATACTATTCTTTATTATAGAAATCGTCGCATTCTATTTACTTGCCCAAACCAATAGCGCGCTAACATTTCAAATTTTAATCCTTCTCATTATCACTTGCTATGGCGGCGGATTCGCCTGTATGCCAGCATATCTTGCGGATCTCTACGGTATACGCCAACTTTCTACTATTCATGGCCGTATTCTAACTGCTTGGGGATTGGCAGGCATCGTTGGCCCTATGCTCGTATCATATTTTCACGAAGCAGGATATGGCTATACTACTGCTTTAGAATGCTTTGCTCTCTTATTCGCATTAAATACAATTATTGCTATAGTCCTAAAATTATATGGTAAACGAGAGTTACACAACTCATGA
- a CDS encoding AAA domain-containing protein, with protein MRDTAKQIINYWYSLECLQPKEVPKYKAIPKKYIKELIFTTENDRTTIYQQSVIKPYWRNPNSRVSTYVVPLPNDPYNYSIIDEIKYFKDEKDYVLDDELAVLLCVVKGTEVLEAFIDKLEIEYPEKPYLGNVYSASFIVDTEGYYKEGSLQIAPFIWVIHQMMSQPDVEFKDIKLDGWDEVVKEIEDGFNLPEEKVSLDEAARVINAYIQEHILDPMRVTMFRAGDIYGYCGFKEEEIQLVKADTMPINDLKSSFFLDDLQLVLQHIDTLKDNDKVLSYINSLNQDIEHYDLLKDTEQMRNWYNPKVLPYGRWPSKFNLSFLQQIAVNIAKENPKDIFSVNGPPGTGKTTLLKDIIASNIVERAAKFCESNHVNDIFKKVVGRDGTSFYYDIPSDIAVYGMLVLSSNNKAVENITLELPNISSVEEGTNGSTLFHPDSSDQQVDLSYFAKDKKYQFVKSNEVYFTFLADRLAESNEQWGLISARLGKKSNINTFMPVLDVLSSDMSFIMRIPSAQDAFESAKKQFQAQYNLVKALFDYVTVYEDNIKLIQALKLKTDKLQEEVLAINEELSKYDTLDDDLLKLVEHKDSIESKLIELNSKRSIVDKIWSATNWSILKAMSNTALLSVIEEETTNLQKVKGQLDTLHQLVNERESIINTKDGLLSDIKELDSTVQKAENTQQDILGILKTSDKDFIHCFDDIESKLMSSDEERAQAHTAFLYVCNYLNECRERLLYDALQLQKAVVMSDAFRKNMQLLSQYWGSLSDRKKLQKNFDLNIIFPALINSLMIAVPVISSTFAAVERFLINCKAKNSLGTIIIDEAGQASPHMLVGALFRAQKAIVVGDPKQIEPVQTVQDLFVEKIGGEGIGKYRSKALSVQSLADAQNPFAGIIKNLDGSESWVGCPLVIHRRCKNPMFTVANELSYGGFMINKTTNSKEPIEPCKESCWITYDASNIESTTGKDRYVHVQGQIAFELIQKLRARNTKFKDIFIITPFTSVAYGFKKYMESVSDDIVNWTKEDNKKDWLDDNIGTVHTFQGKEAKVVIYMLGCQSDDSANGAIKWVNANNVNVAFTRAREYIYVIGDAVKWAELNKNLAFAQKYLPVHTLEDF; from the coding sequence ATGAGAGATACTGCAAAGCAAATTATAAATTATTGGTATTCACTTGAATGTTTGCAACCGAAAGAGGTACCCAAATATAAAGCAATTCCTAAGAAGTATATTAAAGAGCTTATATTCACTACTGAAAACGATAGAACTACTATTTATCAACAGTCTGTAATAAAACCTTATTGGAGAAATCCAAATTCACGTGTTTCTACGTATGTAGTACCGTTACCAAATGATCCTTATAATTACTCTATTATTGATGAGATTAAATATTTTAAGGATGAAAAGGACTATGTTTTAGATGATGAACTTGCTGTTCTGTTATGTGTAGTTAAAGGGACTGAAGTATTAGAGGCCTTCATTGATAAATTAGAAATTGAATATCCTGAAAAACCATATTTAGGGAATGTGTATAGTGCATCATTTATCGTTGATACAGAGGGATACTATAAAGAGGGCAGTCTACAAATTGCTCCTTTTATTTGGGTGATTCATCAAATGATGTCTCAGCCTGATGTGGAGTTTAAAGATATTAAGTTAGATGGTTGGGATGAGGTTGTTAAAGAAATCGAGGATGGTTTTAATCTTCCTGAGGAAAAGGTATCCCTTGATGAGGCTGCACGTGTGATCAATGCGTATATACAAGAGCATATCTTGGATCCTATGCGCGTTACCATGTTTCGTGCCGGTGATATTTATGGTTATTGCGGTTTTAAGGAAGAGGAGATTCAGCTTGTTAAAGCTGATACAATGCCTATTAATGATTTAAAATCCAGTTTTTTCCTTGATGATTTACAGTTGGTGTTACAACACATTGATACATTAAAGGATAATGATAAGGTATTATCTTATATCAATAGTCTTAATCAGGATATTGAGCATTATGATTTGCTGAAAGATACTGAGCAGATGCGAAATTGGTATAATCCGAAGGTTTTACCATATGGTCGATGGCCTTCAAAGTTTAACTTATCCTTTTTGCAACAAATTGCTGTTAATATTGCTAAGGAGAATCCTAAAGATATCTTTTCTGTTAATGGCCCTCCCGGTACAGGCAAAACCACGTTATTGAAGGATATAATTGCTAGTAATATTGTTGAACGTGCTGCCAAGTTTTGTGAAAGTAATCATGTAAATGATATCTTCAAAAAGGTTGTGGGCCGGGATGGGACCTCTTTTTACTATGATATACCCAGTGATATTGCAGTATATGGCATGCTGGTGCTTTCATCAAATAATAAGGCCGTTGAAAATATTACATTAGAATTGCCAAATATTTCCTCTGTGGAAGAGGGGACTAATGGGTCTACATTATTTCATCCGGATTCCTCTGATCAACAGGTTGATTTATCTTATTTTGCTAAGGATAAGAAGTATCAATTTGTTAAATCTAATGAGGTATATTTTACCTTTTTAGCAGATCGTTTAGCGGAGAGTAATGAACAATGGGGCCTAATTTCTGCGAGACTTGGTAAGAAGTCTAATATAAACACATTTATGCCAGTATTAGATGTATTATCTTCAGATATGTCCTTTATTATGCGTATACCTAGTGCTCAAGATGCTTTTGAAAGCGCTAAAAAACAGTTTCAAGCTCAATATAATCTTGTAAAAGCATTATTTGATTATGTAACAGTATATGAAGACAATATCAAATTGATTCAAGCGTTAAAGCTTAAAACCGATAAGTTACAAGAGGAAGTTCTGGCAATCAATGAAGAGTTAAGTAAATATGATACTTTAGATGATGATTTGTTGAAATTGGTTGAGCATAAAGATAGTATTGAGTCTAAATTAATAGAGTTGAACAGCAAACGTTCTATTGTTGATAAGATTTGGAGTGCTACGAACTGGTCTATTTTAAAAGCCATGAGCAATACTGCATTGTTATCAGTTATTGAAGAGGAGACTACAAATCTTCAAAAGGTTAAAGGTCAATTGGATACATTACATCAGTTAGTTAATGAGCGTGAATCTATAATCAATACGAAAGATGGTCTATTATCTGATATTAAAGAACTTGATAGTACTGTTCAAAAAGCAGAAAATACACAGCAAGATATCCTAGGTATATTAAAAACTAGTGATAAAGATTTTATACATTGCTTTGATGATATAGAATCAAAGTTAATGTCATCTGATGAGGAGCGTGCACAGGCCCACACAGCTTTCTTATATGTGTGTAATTATTTGAATGAATGTAGAGAGCGTTTGTTATATGATGCCTTACAATTACAAAAAGCTGTAGTTATGAGTGATGCTTTCAGAAAAAACATGCAATTACTTAGTCAGTATTGGGGATCATTAAGTGATAGGAAAAAATTGCAGAAAAACTTTGATCTTAATATTATTTTCCCTGCACTAATTAATTCTTTGATGATTGCAGTGCCTGTTATTTCCTCCACCTTTGCTGCTGTGGAAAGGTTTTTGATTAATTGTAAAGCTAAAAACTCGTTAGGTACCATCATTATTGATGAGGCAGGACAAGCGTCACCTCATATGCTTGTAGGAGCCTTATTCCGTGCGCAAAAGGCAATAGTAGTTGGTGATCCTAAACAGATTGAACCGGTACAAACTGTGCAGGATTTATTTGTCGAAAAAATTGGTGGCGAAGGTATTGGTAAATATCGGAGTAAAGCGTTATCTGTACAAAGTTTAGCTGATGCACAAAATCCGTTTGCAGGCATTATTAAAAATCTTGATGGTTCCGAATCTTGGGTCGGTTGCCCGCTTGTTATTCATAGACGTTGTAAAAATCCAATGTTTACAGTCGCTAATGAGTTATCTTATGGTGGTTTTATGATTAATAAGACTACCAATTCGAAAGAGCCTATTGAGCCATGCAAAGAGAGCTGTTGGATAACTTATGATGCAAGTAATATTGAATCTACTACGGGTAAAGATAGATATGTACACGTACAAGGCCAAATTGCTTTTGAACTGATACAAAAATTACGAGCAAGAAATACCAAATTTAAAGATATTTTTATCATTACACCATTTACCAGTGTTGCGTATGGTTTTAAAAAGTATATGGAATCCGTCAGCGATGATATTGTGAACTGGACTAAAGAGGATAATAAGAAAGATTGGTTAGATGATAATATCGGTACGGTTCATACCTTCCAAGGTAAAGAAGCTAAAGTCGTTATTTATATGTTAGGCTGTCAAAGTGATGATTCTGCTAATGGGGCTATAAAATGGGTTAATGCTAACAATGTAAATGTAGCTTTTACAAGAGCAAGGGAATATATCTATGTTATTGGTGATGCGGTGAAATGGGCAGAACTCAATAAAAATCTTGCATTCGCGCAAAAATACCTACCTGTACATACTTTGGAGGATTTTTGA
- a CDS encoding IS30 family transposase: protein MDYINHNTTLRTNKHLNFEERFYLEKRIVLGDSITAISRALGRSRTTIYTELKRGTVIQIRQGKFQLVYLADSGQATYERQRVGSFNTMRVGAIESFINWIESKVLNDYWSFDAAVGYAKHKGLFVRNEMVCAKTLYNYLHKGVLGIKAIDLPLVVRRSQRKSISRKHKRELGKSIELRDPKIETREEFGHWELDTIRGTKDKIDHVLISLLERKSRLYVALRCPSARAADVKETLHAWLNTFKDVNLACLCKTITADNGLEFSEISDLENETLSIYFARPYSAWERGSNERHNGLLRRCIPKGMPIKAVSEETIQRTLQWCNNLPRKILNYRTPLDVFLEEVNRIVDLDTVQFHIAI, encoded by the coding sequence ATGGACTATATTAATCATAACACGACATTACGCACAAACAAACACTTAAACTTCGAAGAACGATTTTATTTAGAAAAGAGAATTGTTCTAGGAGATAGTATTACTGCAATTTCACGTGCACTGGGTCGGTCTAGAACAACTATTTATACAGAATTAAAACGCGGTACTGTGATTCAAATTCGACAAGGTAAATTTCAACTTGTATATTTAGCTGATTCTGGACAGGCAACCTATGAAAGACAACGTGTGGGCTCCTTTAATACCATGAGAGTTGGTGCTATAGAATCTTTTATAAATTGGATTGAAAGCAAAGTTCTAAATGATTATTGGTCCTTTGATGCTGCTGTTGGATATGCTAAACATAAGGGTTTGTTTGTGCGTAATGAAATGGTTTGTGCTAAAACTTTATATAACTATCTTCACAAAGGTGTATTGGGGATAAAAGCAATTGATTTACCATTGGTAGTACGGCGTTCCCAACGAAAATCTATTTCTAGAAAACATAAGCGAGAACTTGGTAAATCCATAGAACTTCGTGATCCTAAGATTGAAACGCGCGAGGAATTCGGGCATTGGGAATTAGATACCATCCGTGGAACAAAAGATAAGATAGACCATGTTTTAATCTCTTTACTTGAGCGTAAAAGCAGATTGTATGTGGCTTTACGATGTCCATCAGCACGGGCTGCTGATGTAAAAGAAACACTGCATGCATGGTTAAATACGTTTAAAGATGTTAATCTAGCCTGCTTATGTAAAACAATAACTGCAGATAACGGTTTAGAATTTTCAGAGATATCTGATTTAGAAAATGAAACTTTGTCTATTTATTTTGCTCGACCTTATTCTGCTTGGGAACGTGGGTCGAACGAACGGCATAATGGTTTACTTCGTAGATGTATACCGAAAGGAATGCCAATAAAAGCCGTTTCAGAGGAAACAATTCAACGAACACTTCAATGGTGTAATAATTTGCCACGCAAGATTCTAAATTATAGAACCCCTTTGGATGTCTTTCTTGAAGAAGTTAATAGAATTGTAGATTTGGATACTGTTCAATTTCATATTGCAATTTAA
- a CDS encoding reverse transcriptase domain-containing protein — protein sequence MRSYRKASINFDKKRHIFYAAHIDSWIYRYYAYKFNESYNQYLESKHLNEVAVAYRNNLKQNNIDFANKAFSFMRNLQQEDEELYVIIGDFTDFFDNLDHEYLKNNLKIVLDKKRLDPDEFAVFKNVTRASYVELVDIIKWHKLKDNKKSRRLINKKTFNRGRILNINCLGKNKVEIHSDKGDKGVAQGTPISAVLSNIYMIKFDESLSILANSNGGFYQRYSDDFIFIFPSSFCSIEEILSKLKACVVAVHGLTFKDEKKQIFKVSSDKIENITNKYSKESNLDNHKSCLINYLGFSFDGHNVSVRGKTLSRYFSKMAISAHAISRQNRAIDTIDSKHKKIIPLYKVFNRFTYKGTKWYRRKYKNSKHKKHIQLIENKNGNFHDYINNAQKVFSQDENISFVTKKSANYLRKFLNKKYKKLNCRMKLNN from the coding sequence GTGAGATCATATAGGAAGGCCTCAATAAATTTTGATAAAAAGAGACATATATTTTATGCTGCACATATTGATAGCTGGATTTATAGATATTATGCTTATAAATTTAATGAGTCTTATAATCAATATTTAGAATCAAAACACCTAAATGAAGTTGCCGTGGCTTATCGAAATAATCTGAAGCAGAATAATATTGATTTTGCCAATAAAGCATTTTCTTTTATGCGTAATTTACAACAAGAGGATGAAGAATTATATGTCATTATTGGTGATTTTACAGATTTTTTTGATAATTTAGATCATGAATATTTAAAGAATAATCTAAAAATAGTTTTAGATAAGAAAAGATTAGATCCTGATGAATTTGCTGTTTTCAAAAATGTAACAAGAGCATCATATGTTGAATTAGTAGATATTATAAAATGGCATAAATTAAAAGATAATAAAAAATCTCGTCGTCTGATTAATAAGAAAACTTTTAATCGGGGACGAATTCTTAATATTAATTGTTTAGGTAAGAATAAGGTAGAAATTCATTCTGATAAAGGTGATAAGGGTGTTGCACAGGGTACTCCTATTAGTGCAGTGTTATCTAATATTTATATGATAAAATTTGATGAGAGTCTGTCTATTTTAGCTAATAGTAATGGTGGATTTTACCAACGTTATAGTGATGATTTTATTTTTATATTTCCTTCTTCTTTTTGTAGTATTGAGGAGATATTATCTAAACTTAAGGCTTGTGTTGTCGCTGTTCATGGGCTAACCTTTAAAGATGAAAAAAAGCAAATTTTTAAAGTAAGCAGTGATAAAATTGAAAATATTACAAATAAATATAGTAAAGAAAGTAATTTAGATAATCATAAGAGCTGTTTGATTAACTATTTAGGTTTTTCTTTTGATGGACATAATGTATCCGTACGAGGTAAAACATTGTCTCGATATTTTAGTAAAATGGCTATATCGGCTCATGCGATCTCACGGCAGAATAGAGCTATAGACACAATTGATTCTAAGCATAAAAAGATAATACCTTTATATAAAGTATTTAATAGATTTACATATAAAGGGACAAAATGGTATAGGAGAAAATATAAAAATTCTAAGCACAAAAAACATATACAATTAATTGAAAATAAGAATGGTAATTTTCATGATTATATTAATAATGCTCAAAAAGTTTTTTCCCAGGATGAAAATATTTCTTTTGTTACTAAAAAATCAGCTAATTATTTGAGAAAGTTTTTGAATAAAAAATATAAAAAGCTTAATTGTAGAATGAAATTGAACAACTAA